One Williamwhitmania taraxaci genomic window, TAAAACCTACGTGCACCAGCCCAGTGTAACTGACAGGGCGAAGCTGTGAGTGAGTTAAAGGTTAAACGTTAATAGTTAAAGGATGTTAGGTGCGAGGCGCAGGCATAAGATGGAAGACGGAGACGTTAAAGGTTAAAGGACGGAAGTCAGGAGACCGAAGACCGAAGTTGGACTGGCGCCGTAGGTGCCAAATTATGGTAACAGAGAAGATAACAAAACTTTTTAGCGGCGCGGACAAATGGTTACAAGTGCATCTGACGATGAACCGCCGCCTGAATGGAACGGTGTAAATGGATAAAATTGCTTTCAGGTTGCAATAACCAGCTATGGATGAACCGAACAGCGTGAGTTCGCCGAAGGCAATAGTAAAACTGTTGCAGATGTGAGGAGAATAGCAAAAAGTTAATAATCAGGCATTTTATTAAGGTTTGAAATGACAGAGACAGATATTCGTAATGTTATTATAGCTGGTGAAGGTGAACGAATTGAGTTTTATAACCCAGGCAAACTTTATGGTGGAATAACCGTTGATAGCTTATTGTCGGACAACTATATATCGCAAACTAGAAATAAATTAATTGCCAAGGCATTTAAGTAGGTCGGGTTGGTTGAGCGATATGGATCGGGTATAAAACGAATCTTAAGTATATGTAGAGATTATGGTTGCATTAGACCAATATTTGAGGAGATATTTGATGGATTCAGGGTTACTCTTTTCAAGAATAGCTTAAATGATACCGATCGTGATACCGATCATGATACCGATCATAGATTAGTCATGATAATTAGGTTTGTTCAGGAGATTGGTAATATTACAACTAAGGAGTTGGCGAATAAATGTGCGGTATCGCAGATTACGATAAAAAGAGATATTGAGAAGCTGAAGTCACAGAATAGATTAAGGAGAGTAGGCTCAGCAAAAGGTGGATATTGGGAGGTTACAAATTAAGGCTGATTGAAAAGATATAAGACAATAGAATTTGCTATACCAGAATGGTGTTTGCAAGTTCGCCGAAGGCAAAGGACGGAAGACGTTAAAGGGTAAACGTTAAAAGGTAAAAGACGGAAGACAGAAGACTCAAGGTGGACTGGCGCCGTAGGTGCCAAATTATGGTAACAGAGAAGATAACAAAACTTTTTAGCGGCGCGGACAAATGGTTACAAGTGCATCTGACGATGAACCGCCGCCTGAATGGAACGGTGTAAATAAATGATATTGTTTTTAGGTTGCAATAGCGGCAAAGGTATACCGAACGAAGCAAACTAGCCGCAGGAAAACGATAGTAAGTGCAAAGGGGATGGTTCTATTCTGCGTTTTGGAATCAAATAGGCTTAATGACAAGTAATTAAGGTATATATATAATGAAAAGGATACTTGTAACCGGTGCTGATGGTTTTATTGGATCGCATTTAACCGAGTTGTTACTGTCGAATGGATTTGAAGTTAGAGCTTTGGCTCAATACAATTCCTTCAACCATTGGGGATGGTTAGAAGATATTAGTAATAGTAAAAATCTAGAAATTGTTACCGGAGATGTCAGAGATCCCTTCTTTTGCGAGGAGATAGCTATTGGCGTTGATACTATTTTTCATCTTGCGGCATTAATCGCTATTCCTTATTCTTATAAGGCTCCTCAAAGCTATATTGAGACAAATGTTACAGGTACTTTGAATATTTGTAATGCTGCGCTTAAGAATGGTGTAAAGAGAGTATTAGTAACATCTACCTCAGAGGTGTATGGTACAGCTCAATATGTTCCTATTGATGAGAAACATCCGAAACAACCTCAATCGCCATACTCTGCTTCAAAAATCGGTGCCGATGCAATGGCATTAAGTTATTTTAATGCCTTTAATTTGCCCGTTACTATTGTTAGACCATTTAATACCTACGGTCCAAGACAGTCGGCTAGGGCAATAATACCAACAATAATAACGCAGATAGCTGCAGGAATTAAAGAGATTAAGCTGGGGGATCTCACTCCAACCCGAGATTTTAATTATGTAAGAGATACATGTCGTGGTTTTTTGGCTATTGCTCAATGCGATGATACTATTGGTCGGGAAGTAAATATTGCCTCCAACTATGAAATATCAATGTTCGATACGCTAGGCATTATCAAGGATATTTT contains:
- a CDS encoding NAD-dependent 4,6-dehydratase LegB, which translates into the protein MKRILVTGADGFIGSHLTELLLSNGFEVRALAQYNSFNHWGWLEDISNSKNLEIVTGDVRDPFFCEEIAIGVDTIFHLAALIAIPYSYKAPQSYIETNVTGTLNICNAALKNGVKRVLVTSTSEVYGTAQYVPIDEKHPKQPQSPYSASKIGADAMALSYFNAFNLPVTIVRPFNTYGPRQSARAIIPTIITQIAAGIKEIKLGDLTPTRDFNYVRDTCRGFLAIAQCDDTIGREVNIASNYEISMFDTLGIIKDIFGSDTQFISDEKRLRPQNSEVLRLWGDNSLIKQMTGWSPEYDIRKGMEETIKWFTNADNLKKYKTGIYNV
- a CDS encoding DeoR family transcriptional regulator, which produces MIIRFVQEIGNITTKELANKCAVSQITIKRDIEKLKSQNRLRRVGSAKGGYWEVTN